From the Misgurnus anguillicaudatus chromosome 17, ASM2758022v2, whole genome shotgun sequence genome, one window contains:
- the nme9 gene encoding thioredoxin domain-containing protein 6, with the protein MAGKKKEISLQVNINDDEQWSEVMSTKGLTVVDVYQQWCGPCRAVVSLFRKIKNELGDDLLHFVTAEADGIDALVKYRGKCEPTFLFYAGGELVAVLRGPNAPLLQKIIQDELNKEKKVLEHGATRRPVKDEGLTEEEELNDDTEDHMNDEAVFVPANKSYTVAIIKPDVVAHGKTNEIIMKIQNAGFVILAHEEKTLTETEAKDFYQHKASEPYFQELVQYMSSGPSHVLVISKAEGSDDVIPAWREFIGPPDIDEAKMKQPDSLRAQYGTTSVFNALHGSRDREVGSRELAFFFPSFRMANPGSERDGPEQEHVERTLALIRPDAARENREEILGRIHASGFKVAMQKEIMLSEDQVRQFYSSHLEEEYFPSLLQNMTSGPVLALALVKDGAVQQWRKILGPKDLIQAKNEEPDCLRAQFSTESSNVNQLHGSGSSEEAEKEINFFFPPEKTLAVIKPDTQHKEEILDEIQARGFTISHLKDTALSREMAEEFYKEHRDKPFFNQLVDYMCRGPCTMLVLTKENAVEEWRAAMGPADPGEAKHTAPESLRARFAKDILENAVHGSSNTEQAHEKINFIFGDIGSENELIHEAVSPALETEESFAELRNLQASRSSTVDDQRNEAEPNSTDGGEEMSQQISHEIGAVSDQRVTSETPSESQQDTGA; encoded by the exons ATGGCAGGTAAAAAGAAGGAGATTAGCTTGCAG GTTAATATTAATGACGATGAACAATGGAGTGAAGTTATGTCAACAAAAGGCTTAACAG TGGTTGATGTGTACCAGCAGTGGTGCGGTCCCTGTCGTGCTGTCGTCAGTCTCTTCAGAAAAATAAAGAATGAGTTAGGAGACGATCTGCTGCATTTTGTCACA GCCGAGGCTGATGGGATTGATGCTCTGGTGAAATACAGAGGGAAATGTGAACCCACCTTTCTGTTTTATGCG GGTGGAGAATTAGTGGCAGTTCTGCGGGGACCAAACGCTCCTCTCCTCCAGAAAATCATACAAGATGAGCTGAATAAAGAGAAGAAGGTGCTGGAACATGGAGCTACACGCAGGCCC GTGAAAGATGAAGGTTTAACTGAAGAAGAAGAGTTGAATGATGACACTGAAGATCACATGAATGATGAAGCTGTGTTTG TTCCTGCTAATAAGTCATACACAGTGGCAATAATAAAACCAGACGTGGTTGCACACGGCAAAACCAACGAGATTATTATGAAG ATTCAGAATGCAGGATTTGTCATCTTGGCTCATGAGGAGAAAACTTTGACAGAAACAGAAGCTAAAGACTTTTATCAACACAAAGCTTCAGAG CCTTACTTTCAGGAGCTTGTCCAGTATATGTCGAGCGGTCCGTCTCATGTCCTGGTCATTTCTAAGGCGGAGGGTTCTGACGACGTCATTCCAGCCTGGAGAGAATTCATCGGACCACCGGATATTGATGAGGCCAAGATGAAACAGCCAGACAG CTTGCGAGCGCAGTACGGCACCACGAGCGTTTTCAACGCCCTGCACGGCAGCCGGGACAGAGAGGTGGGCAGCAGGGAGCTGGCGTTCTTCTTCCCAAGCTTCAGGATGGCGAACCCGGGCTCGGAGCGGGACGGGCCGGAACAGGAGCATGTGGAGAGGACGCTGGCGCTCATCCGCCCAGACGCTGCCAGGGAAAACAGAG AGGAGATCCTGGGCAGGATTCATGCTTCAGGTTTTAAAGTGGCGATGCAGAAAGAGATCATGTTGTCTGAGGATCAGGTGAGACAGTTTTATAGCTCTCATCTGGAAGAGGAATATTTCCCCAGCCTGCTTCAGAACATGACCAG TGGACCTGTGCTGGCTTTAGCTCTTGTAAAGGATGGAGCTGTGCAacaatggagaaaaatcctgggaCCCAAAGATCTCATCCAGGCTAAGAATGAGGAACCGGATTG TTTGCGAGCACAGTTTTCAACAGAGAGCTCAAATGTGAATCAGCTGCATGGCAGTGGAAGTTCAGAGGAGGCAGAGAAAGAGATCAACTTCTTCTTCCCCCCAGAAAAAACACTGGCTGTCATCAAACCCGACACGCAACACAAAG AGGAAATCCTGGATGAGATTCAGGCCAGAGGATTCACAATTTCTCATCTGAAAGATACGGCTCTGTCCAGAGAGATGGCAGAAGAATTTTATAAAGAACACAGAGATAAACCCTTCTTCAACCAACTAGTCGATTACATGTGCCG TGGTCCGTGTACTATGCTGGTTTTGACTAAAGAGAATGCCGTGGAGGAATGGAGAGCAGCTATGGGTCCAGCCGACCCCGGCGAGGCGAAACATACGGCACCAGAATCTCTGCGAGCTCGCTTCGCTAAAGACATCTTAGAGAACGCCGTCCACGGTTCCTCCAATACAGAACAAGCACATGAGAAGATCAACTTCATCTTTGGAGATATCGGCTCAGAGAACGAGCTCATTCATGAGGCGGTGTCTCCTGCTTTAG AAACGGAGGAAAGCTTTGCAGAACTCAGAAACCTTCAAGCATCAAGATCATCAACAGTGGATGACCAGAGAAACGAGGCCGAGCCCAACTCAACAG ATGGTGGTGAAGAAATGAGCCAGCAAATATCACACGAGATCGGAGCCGTCTCAGATCAGCGAGTAACATCAGAGACACCCAGCGAGAGCCAGCAGGACACGG GTGCATGA
- the dap1b gene encoding death-associated protein-like 1 homolog: MVQLSKSEMRDTLKAGHPPAVKAGGKRVVKKSGEDNANVEKETKKMDKQRPLPTPWRLQHFSLLLSGPLEKLGHDFPETPVSVRHCRVRPGVEKPHLQRAFLIQQPRKF; the protein is encoded by the exons ATGGTGCAACTTTCAAAAAGTGAGATGAGAGATACGCTAAAGGCTGGTCACCCTCCTgcag TGAAAGCTGGTGGGAAACGTGTGGTGAAGAAAAGTGGGGAGGATAATGCCAATGTAGAGAAGGAAACCAAGAAAATGGATAAACAAAG GCCTCTGCCCACTCCTTGGAGACTTCAACACTTCAGTCTTCTGCTGTCTGGTCCTCTTGAGAAG TTGGGCCATGACTTTCCAGAAACTCCAGTTTCAGTGCGACACTGTCGGGTCAGACCTGGAGTGGAGAAACCACATCTCCAACGAGCCTTCCTTATCCAACAACCGCGCAAGTTTTAA